A window of the Ostrea edulis chromosome 1, xbOstEdul1.1, whole genome shotgun sequence genome harbors these coding sequences:
- the LOC125672471 gene encoding transcription intermediary factor 1-beta-like → METQREKEELSDEVSIVECRICSKWTTRPRCLPCVHSFCETCLQSYIQKKAEEKTRTGSTDEEKLLTDYHCPVCNHKVNVADSEIPSSAWPKLLPRNRLLITIVEKLSLQRAKFCDPCKRGDEETEAVSWCRDCGEALCIQCTTYHKRVKMLMEHAVFSLEEIRKQPRKIAETEEICSLHPGKNVEAICHNHDKLCCMDCVAYNHSECKQVIPITDAAKEIKGSRDITNLIIKMKQIDNQAVSVIESQSANMEELQKQQDTMISEIQNLRAEITRHLEAMEQRFREDFSIMHKALLEKLEIQSREFGYIHEAINNGQKVLTVSLSHGSSDQVYVTAHKLKNICKEYEKFIKTESRHIYHHDYNLEFNEAIEGFTTKVNSIAKINIDRSPTNTVPTFMKDMVATHLGDIKGKSSSDTFHPWFTSGIFLPNGNLILTDFKNKKIKCFNNQDTLVSELSLEFQPWGVALFEPNVLIITMPDRPELRFISLKNGSEMELCENTIETIAGCHNIQVAEDKITIACSTEVRILSKEGVLERVIDIKDRGTRYAHRASNGTVSFTNKVSLVSTKDNTEIMQYSDKDLRSPRGFAEDKEGNFYICGMDSNNVHQVRPSGSLVKLLLHSKSGIRNPYAVGIEDSTNRFFVTQMDCEVVKMYRLITDW, encoded by the coding sequence ATGGAAACACAGAGAGAAAAGGAAGAACTTTCTGATGAAGTGAGTATTGTGGAGTGCCGTATATGTTCGAAATGGACAACCCGGCCAAGATGCTTACCCTGCGTGCATTCATTTTGCGAAACATGTTTACAGTCGTACATTCAGAAAAAGGCCGAAGAGAAAACTCGAACTGGTTCCACAGACGAAGAAAAGCTGTTGACTGACTATCATTGTCCCGTTTGTAACCACAAGGTTAATGTTGCTGATTCTGAAATTCCCTCAAGTGCCTGGCCAAAGTTACTTCCGAGAAATCGTTTGCTGATTACAATAGTTGAAAAACTTTCACTGCAACGCGCCAAATTTTGCGATCCCTGTAAGAGGGGAGACGAGGAAACGGAAGCAGTGTCTTGGTGTCGAGACTGCGGCGAGGCTCTGTGCATTCAGTGTACAACTTATCATAAACGAGTCAAAATGTTAATGGAACATGCAGTATTTTCATTGGAAGAAATTCGAAAACAACCAAGAAAAATCGCCGAAACAGAGGAAATCTGTTCTTTACACCCTGGTAAGAACGTAGAAGCTATCTGCCACAACCACGACAAGCTGTGTTGTATGGATTGCGTGGCCTACAACCACAGTGAGTGCAAACAAGTCATTCCTATAACAGATGCAGCAAAAGAAATCAAGGGCAGCAGAGACATTACCAATTTAATCATCAAAATGAAGCAAATCGACAACCAAGCTGTTTCTGTCATAGAAAGTCAATCTGCTAACATGGAAGAACTACAAAAACAGCAAGACACCATGATATCTGAAATTCAAAATCTGAGAGCAGAAATAACGAGGCATTTAGAAGCAATGGAACAGCGGTTTAGAGAGGATTTTTCAATCATGCACAAGGCTTTATTGGAAAAGCTAGAAATTCAAAGCAGAGAATTTGGCTACATTCACGAAGCAATTAACAATGGTCAAAAGGTGCTGACCGTTTCCCTCTCTCATGGCTCAAGTGACCAAGTGTACGTCACcgctcacaaactgaaaaacatttgtaaagagTATGAAAAGTTCATCAAGACAGAGAGCAGACACATCTATCACCATGACTACAATTTAGAGTTTAATGAAGCTATAGAAGGTTTCACGACAAAAGTTAATTCCATTGCCAAAATTAACATTGACAGATCTCCAACTAATACGGTTCCTACATTTATGAAGGACATGGTTGCTACGCATCTTGGAGACATTAAGGGGAAGTCTTCCTCAGACACATTTCATCCATGGTTTACCAGCGGAATCTTTCTTCCGAATGGAAATCTGATATTGACAGACTTcaagaataaaaaaataaaatgcttcaACAACCAGGACACTTTGGTGTCTGAACTTTCATTGGAGTTCCAACCATGGGGAGTGGCTCTTTTCGAGCCTAACGTCTTAATAATAACCATGCCCGACCGCCCAGAGTTAAGATTTATTTCACTTAAAAATGGAAGTGAAATGGAACTTTGCGAAAACACGATAGAGACCATAGCTGGTTGTCACAATATTCAAGTTGCAGAGGACAAAATAACCATAGCATGTTCCACAGAAGTTCGAATCTTGTCTAAAGAAGGCGTCCTAGAGAGAGTCATTGATATCAAAGATCGAGGCACACGTTACGCCCACAGAGCTTCTAACGGTACAGTGTCCTTTACAAATAAGGTATCTCTTGTAAGCACGAAAGACAACACCGAAATAATGCAATATTCTGACAAGGACCTGCGTTCGCCTCGCGGCTTTGCTGAAGATAAAGAGGGAAACTTTTACATATGTGGTATGGATTCCAACAATGTCCACCAAGTGCGGCCCAGCGGTAGCCTTGTGAAGCTGCTGCTTCATTCAAAAAGTGGGATCAGGAACCCGTACGCTGTTGGTATCGAGGACTCGACCAACCGATTTTTCGTAACTCAAATGGACTGTGAAGTTGTGAAAATGTATCGCCTGATAACAGATTGGTGA